One region of Vespa crabro chromosome 15, iyVesCrab1.2, whole genome shotgun sequence genomic DNA includes:
- the LOC124429344 gene encoding estradiol 17-beta-dehydrogenase 8-like gives MSNIVAGKLAFVTGAGSGIGRETCRILAQEGAKVIAVDQNIKAAEETINIINGTDHVALNVNVTNPNSIEQVFKHIVNEFSTSPTIIVNSAGITRDNFLLKLSETDFDNVMNVNLKGTFLVMQSAVKAMIESGTTEGSSIINVSSIIGKLGNIGQGNYSASKAGVEALTKTASMEFGKLGIRVNAVLPGFIDTPMTAIVPDNVKNIFIKRIPFERMGKPNEVAEVIAFLASNKSSYVNGASIEVTGGLH, from the exons GAGCTGGAAGTGGTATAGGTAGAGAAACATGTCGAATATTAGCTCAAGAAGGTGCAAAAGTTATCGCTGTCGATCAAAACATTAAAGCGGCtgaagaaacaataaatatcataaatg GAACTGATCATGTTGCATTAAATGTAAATGTTACTAATCCAAATAGTATAGAACAAGTCTTTAAACATATTGTAAATGAATTCTCAACTTCACCcacgattattgttaattcagCAGGAATTACAagagataattttttgttaaaactCAGTGAAACTGATTTTGACAATGTCATGAATGTTAATTTAAAGGGTACATTTCTTGTTATGCAAAGTGCAGTAAAAGCTATGATAGAGAGTGGTACAACGGAAGGAAgttctattattaatgttagttcTATTATCGGTAAACTTGGAAACATAGGACAGGGTAATTACAGTGCCTCAAAAGCTGGAGTTGAAGCACTAACTAAAACGGCCTCTATGGAATTTGGAAA ATTAGGAATACGCGTTAATGCGGTCTTGCCAGGATTTATAGATACTCCAATGACTGCTATAGTTCCtgataatgtaaaaaatatatttattaaaagaataccTTTTGAGAGAATGGGTAAACCAAATGAAGTTGCAGAAGTCATTGCATTTTTAGCTTCAAATAAGAGTTCCTATGTTAATGGTGCTTCTATTGAAGTTACAGGAGGACTGCATTAA